In Pangasianodon hypophthalmus isolate fPanHyp1 chromosome 5, fPanHyp1.pri, whole genome shotgun sequence, the DNA window TGGCCTCATCTCATATACGGTTCTCCACTACCCTGAGTGACTTATATGCAGCAATTCTCCATAGCACCCTCTCCTCCTTGAGCTCCTAATTATCACGGGTTGCCTACAACAGACAAAGTTGTCATTAGCATTCCAGACATTCTCTCCTAGTAGACTGTGGAGAGCAAAGTGTCTCTTACGCTTTACTTAGTAATTACTCTGAATCTGTTAAtctttcacattcacattaaaaTTATCTTTATAAACTCATATAAAAACTAACACATGCCCTTACCTTAGAGTGGTGTTTCCCGCTTGTAAAGTGCTGCACTGGTTGGCCCCTCAAACTGCAATTTAATGGCCTGTTTGAGGTTAAGCTGAGGGTCTGTGGTTGTGATGAACACAGATTCCTCTAGTAAGGCACCATGTGGAGAGATGGTTGAGAGGTCAAAGGTTGgggaaattgtttttttaaagccatcCCAACTCTCTTTTTGTGCATGGGACTGAAGATGAAGGGGGGGATAGCCCAAAGGTGGACTGTCTCTATTTATTGGCTGTCTAATAGCCCCCTCTTGGTTTGGTGTCAACCCTAGGGACAACATTACTGAGTTCCACTTGCAACTTCCAAATTTCAGGGGACTGTTATCTAGCTCATTCTCAATTAAGTGAGGGGTTTTGGGCTTCAAGATGTAGTCAGCAGTTTGTAGAGCCCCAAGGCCTTTAAGGGGAACATGTGTGTCCTGTAGTCCAAGGATCATGCATTGTGCATGGGTAGGGTTATCTTTGGAAACTGCTTTCTGCTTGTTTCTTGCAGTACTTCTCTGTAGGCTAGAAGGGTTTGAGCCATGTAGAGGTAAGGTGGATGGCCGACTGCGGCAGCGGGGTAGTGAGTGCTGCTGAATCTGCTGTGTGAAGCTTAAGGTGTCTGCAGGCACAGTCTGCACCGTGGCCAGAGAGTGACATGTGGAGGAAGATGTCTGAGAACCAGGCACTGAATGGAATCTCTCAGCTGTAGAAGCAGGTGAGCAAGAGGCTGACAAAGAGTTTGATGAGGTGGAGGAAGTGGCGGGGCCACCATTTCCAGACCCCTCTGCAGAGCAGATGGAAACCTGAGTTTTCAGTATGGAGGAATGGGAGGAGCCTGGCGTTTCACAGAGTGAAGGTAGGAGTCCAAGGAATGGCTTTGCACCATAGCTCTCTAGTAGGCGAACAATGCTGAAATTACCTCTCTTTCCTGCAACTTTTATTGGACTGCGGCCATAGTGATCCACAAGGTCTGGTTGAGCACCATTTTCCAAAAGCATGGCCACAATTTCAGTGTGTCCTTCCTGAGCTGCAATACTGAGTGCTGTGGCACCTTGCTTTTTGCAAGCCAGATCAACTTTTATGCCCCTAGCTCTGAGGAGCAATTTGCCAGCACCCATGTGCCCTCTCCATGCCACAGAGTGCAGTGGTGGTCGACCCTCTGTGTCCAATGCATTAGGGTCTGCACCATGTTTGAGCAACAGCTCAATACCATCTATGTCACCTTGCCAAGCTGCTACATGTAGTGCTGTACGGCCCTCTACATCTCTTGATTCTAGTGGAACACCCCCTTTCTCTATGAGTAAGGTGGCTATATCCAAACAGCCTTCCAGAATTAGTAAGTACAGAAGAGGTCTTCCTTCTGCATCTCGAACATCACTGTCAGCTCCCCGTCTCAAGAGCAGTTCCACCACCTCCCCATGCCCTTGCAGGGCAGCTGCACTGAGGGCAGAGTGTCCATCATACCCTCGATGATCAATAGGTGATTTACGGTCAAGCAGGAGTCTAACCGTACTGCAGTGACCTTCCTGTGCTGCCAGAATGAGTGGAGTCCGGCCCTCCACGTCCAGTTCACCAACTCTAGCCATACTACCTTGCTCTGTGAGTACAATACAAATACTCTTGTGGCCCTCACAGGCAGCTGTGTGAAGGGGTGTCCAGCCCAAATCATCTTTGTGATTCTCATCCAGGCCCCGGTCCAACAGGGCTCGCACAACTTCTACGTTGCCCTTAGCGGCAGCTAAGCAGAGTGCTGTGCGGCCCTCCCCATCAATACCATCTACGGCGGCCCCCCAAAATAGCAAGCGGTTCACTGTGCCTGCATGGCCCATGGCTGCAGCTGCAAGAAGAGGTGTGATAGCAGAAGGGTAAGTTCCAGCACTCTCATCCACATCAGCCCCAGCCTCCAAGAGGAGCTCTACCACTTCCTCATGTCCCTCATAGGAGGCAAGGAGTAAAGGTGTCATCCCATCTTTGTCCTTATGCTCTGGATCAGCACCCCTTTCCAGCAACAGGCTCACAACCTCTCCATGTCCTGTCCCGCCTGCTGCTGATGGCACACACATCGCAGCCACTGAGAGTGCAGTACGTCCATCCCCATCTGCCAGATCCACTTCTGCTCCAGCATCCAGCAATATCTCTACTGCCTCCTTATGCCCCATGTAGGCAGCAGCGATGAGTGGAGTACGGCCTTCATGGTCCATGCTATCAACTTTAGCACCATGGCCAAGGAGAATCAGCAAGATCTCCTCATGACCCCCCCAGGCAGCAGCTCGTAAAGCAGTACGCCCTTCTGGATCACAACCATCTACCTCTGCTCCTGCCTCTAGAAGCATCCTCACT includes these proteins:
- the ankrd50l gene encoding ankyrin repeat domain-containing protein 50, producing the protein MRGCRPSLLQGRRFHCREWALEKVKRYLEARNQVKGVQDSSHPPLGVLVIGGPGTGKTAFCTELVWPQSEAGRAFGLASRCLAWHYCQREDADSLEVWRFVLGLVEQLRKSPLLPNYGNLLANPAIATSLEPLHCQRDPDDTFKRAVLETLLSLPSPSQSVYIVVDSLDSGYGGTVGVAEGLTTGTTGTQSTSIAELLLRHHQYLPPWILLVCSARRQNKAVCKMFSGFRKLCLDDLRKPVAVRDVQHYILRRLDQEGTLRRQLTPETADMLNLLHIKSGGCFLFLERVLDGVASGLVGLREIRDIPGTLNGLYLWLCQRLFPRRLFVHVRPLLNIILASPQPLNLEELFTAARTRDACLVHEDFQSQMHALTPLIVDGPEGSKLLFHGSFAEWLTDVKYCTQKFLCSTKDGHLSLAMSLSLRSKSLNTEGVCQMGHHLLSSGIHSGEPALLALWMLWTGVPTLGSGRRFTSAAVSQPPFPPQTPVLVQQDVLQLLMKSGVYPPTCSPENGPNVGVHCVGKGRAIVRRALQREDSVRALLDSGVNVNRTDPSDGRTLLSTAAHTGLVDITALLLCRGADPSLSDNQGQTPLTLAARQGHVGVLQVLLDWIQEQGCETVRTLLEHADSEGWTALRAASWGGHKEAVRMLLEAGAEVDGCDPEGRTALRAAAWGGHEEILLILLGHGAKVDSMDHEGRTPLIAAAYMGHKEAVEILLDAGAEVDLADGDGRTALSVAAMCVPSAAGGTGHGEVVSLLLERGADPEHKDKDGMTPLLLASYEGHEEVVELLLEAGADVDESAGTYPSAITPLLAAAAMGHAGTVNRLLFWGAAVDGIDGEGRTALCLAAAKGNVEVVRALLDRGLDENHKDDLGWTPLHTAACEGHKSICIVLTEQGSMARVGELDVEGRTPLILAAQEGHCSTVRLLLDRKSPIDHRGYDGHSALSAAALQGHGEVVELLLRRGADSDVRDAEGRPLLYLLILEGCLDIATLLIEKGGVPLESRDVEGRTALHVAAWQGDIDGIELLLKHGADPNALDTEGRPPLHSVAWRGHMGAGKLLLRARGIKVDLACKKQGATALSIAAQEGHTEIVAMLLENGAQPDLVDHYGRSPIKVAGKRGNFSIVRLLESYGAKPFLGLLPSLCETPGSSHSSILKTQVSICSAEGSGNGGPATSSTSSNSLSASCSPASTAERFHSVPGSQTSSSTCHSLATVQTVPADTLSFTQQIQQHSLPRCRSRPSTLPLHGSNPSSLQRSTARNKQKAVSKDNPTHAQCMILGLQDTHVPLKGLGALQTADYILKPKTPHLIENELDNSPLKFGSCKWNSVMLSLGLTPNQEGAIRQPINRDSPPLGYPPLHLQSHAQKESWDGFKKTISPTFDLSTISPHGALLEESVFITTTDPQLNLKQAIKLQFEGPTSAALYKRETPL